A DNA window from Impatiens glandulifera chromosome 7, dImpGla2.1, whole genome shotgun sequence contains the following coding sequences:
- the LOC124944556 gene encoding glycerophosphodiester phosphodiesterase GDPDL4-like gives MWKFQPLFCLLLLCFTALTDAQGSGDNTTSLWKTLDGKQPLVVARGGFSGLFPDSSILAYKLAGLFSLPTVAFWCDVQLTKDGAGICFPDLTLQNGTDIEFVLKNKEATYTVNGKSVQGWFSLDFSLNDLSNIILTQETLSRSPSFDGNQGSILTVQEVNNLRNGQGLWLNIQHDAFFSQNKLSMRTFILSTLRTTVVDYISSPEVSFLRSIVDRKPPRTKLVFRFLEKDDIEPSTNQTYSTLLGNLTFIKTFASGILVPKGYIWPLTTDQYLLPSTSLVSDAHTAGLQVFAADFSNDITFAYDFSYDPLAEYLKFIDNGDFSVDGVLSDFPVTPSSAIDCFSHIGKDDSGQENPLIISLGGSSGDYPPSTDLAYDKAIEDGADIIDCIVQLTKDGIPICLTSIDLTVVTTAASTLTNITISIPKLNIVNGIPTFNVTWSDIQKQQPFLVSPYQGSALFRSPKELNAGTFLTLSDFLNKAENSSTISGVLISIENAVYLVEEQNLDVIGTVLSTLTNSSYGKTSKKIMIQSSDSAVLKKVKESNSAYELVYRIIPLISTADNSSIEDIKDFAHAVTISKSSVFPSTALYINSMTDVVEKMHAFGLKVYVRTFRNEYLSQAWDFLSDPTIEINSYVVGAEIDGVHSEFPATAARYRKNRCLKRKPTPPYMSPVQPGSLLGLLTQLPPAEAPFPGLTESDVAEPAFPPVTLTTGPGNTSNPAPSPRPNGQPKMVAGNILISWTVIFFAVMSMF, from the exons ATGTGGAAGTTTCAGCCACTTTTCTGTCTCCTACTACTCTGCTTCACTGCCTTGACTGATGCTCAAGGATCTGGCGATAACACGACCAGCTTATGGAAGACCTTAGACG GAAAGCAACCTTTGGTGGTAGCACGTGGTGGCTTTTCGGGGCTTTTTCCCGATTCAAGTATACTTGCCTATAAACTGGCTGGTTTATTTAGTTTACCCACTGTGGCCTTCTGGTGTGATGTGCAGCTGACAAAAGATGGTGCTGGTATTTGTTTTCCGGACCTTACTCTGCAAAATGGTACTGACATTGAGtttgttttaaaaaacaaaGAGGCCACATACACTGTTAATGGAAAATCGGTTCAAGGATGGTTTTCGCTGGACTTTTCCCTCAACGACTTATCAAACATCATTT TAACCCAGGAAACCTTATCTCGATCTCCATCTTTTGATGGAAATCAAGGGTCAATTCTTACGGTGCAAGAGGTGAATAATTTAAGGAATGGGCAAGGACTATGGCTGAATATTCAA CATGATGCATTCTTCAGCCAAAATAAGTTGAGTATGAGAACCTTTATACTTTCCACATTGAGAACTACCGTAGTAGACTACATCTCTTCACCAGAGGTCAGCTTCTTGAGGAGCATAGTAGACCGCAAACCCCCAAGAACAAAGCTTGTTTTCAGATTTCTTGAAAAAGATGACATTGAGCCTTCAACCAACCAAACTTATAGCACTTTGTTGGGAAATCTTACCTTCATAAAGACATTTGCTTCCGGGATTCTTGTTCCTAAGGGTTACATATGGCCACTAACTACTGATCAATATCTACTGCCGAGTACATCGCTTGTTTCTGATGCTCACACAGCCGGTCTTCAAGTATTTGCAGCAGATTTTTCAAATGACATTACTTTTGCCTATGATTTCAGTTATGACCCTCTTGCCGAGTATCTGAAATTTATTGACAATGGTGATTTCTCCGTTGATGGCGTGCTTTCTGACTTTCCAGTGACTCCATCATCAGCCATAG ATTGTTTCTCTCACATAGGCAAAGATGATTCAGGACAAG AAAATCCTTTGATCATCTCATTAGGTGGATCAAGTGGAGACTATCCTCCTTCTACTGACTTGGCATATGATAAAGCCATTGAAGATGGTGCAGATATAATTGATTGCATTGTTCAATTGACAAAGGATGGAATTCCAATTTGCTTAACTAGCATAGATCTTACAGTGGTAACAACTGCTGCTTCTACTTTGACCAACATAACAATCTCTATACCAAAACTTAACATAGTAAATGGAATACCCACCTTCAATGTCACATGGAGCGACATACAAAAACAACAGC CCTTTCTAGTCAGCCCATATCAAGGATCGGCATTATTTCGGAGCCCAAAAGAGCTAAATGCTGGAACATTCCTGACCCTCTCTGATTTTCTGAACAAGGCGGAGAATTCCAGCACTATTTCTGGTGTACTGATTTCTATAGAG aatGCTGTCTACCTAGTTGAAGAACAAAATCTAGATGTAATTGGTACAGTTCTCAGTACCCTGACCAATTCAAGTTATGGAAAAACTtcaaagaaaattatgattCAGTCATCAGACAGTGCAGTTCTCAAAAAAGTCAAGGAGAGTAATAGCGCTTATGAACTGGTCTACAGAATCATACCTCTTATTAGTACTGCTGATAATTCCTCCATTGAGGACATCAAGGATTTTGCACATGCTGTCACCATATCCAAGTCCTCTGTTTTCCCTTCTACAGCTCTGTACATCAATTCCATGACGGATGTTGTCGAAAAGATGCATGCATTTGGCTTGAAGGTCTACGTACGAACCTTCAGAAATGAGTACTTGTCTCAAGCATGGGATTTCTTGTCCGATCCGACAATCGAGATCAACTCATACGTCGTGGGTGCTGAAATTGATGGCGTCCATTCAGAATTCCCTGCCACAGCAGCTAGATACAGAA AGAACCGATGCTTGAAAAGGAAGCCAACGCCACCTTACATGAGCCCAGTTCAGCCAGGTTCTTtattaggg